A stretch of Deinococcus fonticola DNA encodes these proteins:
- the clpS gene encoding ATP-dependent Clp protease adapter ClpS, with product MTRPGGQGRSQTLERTGTQRPRLWRVLLLNDDYTPMEFVVLVLERYFRKAEQEAQLIMLAVHHKGQGIAGVYTKDVAETKVAQVTDHARREGHPLMVVAEPEDTP from the coding sequence ATGACAAGACCAGGCGGTCAGGGCCGCTCGCAGACGCTGGAGCGCACCGGGACGCAGCGGCCCCGGCTGTGGCGCGTGCTGCTCCTGAACGACGACTACACGCCCATGGAGTTCGTGGTGCTGGTGCTGGAACGCTACTTTCGCAAGGCCGAGCAGGAAGCGCAACTGATCATGCTGGCCGTGCACCACAAGGGTCAGGGCATCGCGGGCGTGTACACCAAGGACGTGGCAGAAACGAAGGTGGCGCAGGTGACCGACCACGCCAGGCGCGAAGGTCACCCGCTGATGGTGGTCGCCGAACCGGAGGACACCCCATGA
- a CDS encoding low temperature requirement protein A produces the protein MTGASPSDSEVDLQDAPHTTAGKGREQKVSWLELFFDLIFVVAFDQLAKRLGDAPTLENVAAFTLMFLAVWWAWAGNALLSARYGNEGRVYRWGTVLELISMTLIAVTVRGDLHQTGWMFAAAYGVNRVIQGVTSLMEGRTHAGPFARRSGGGTLVVAALWLGSLALPSGSTAQFGVWVGALLSDLLLPLMIRRSQTSQTDLPHEEHLPERVGLLQIIALGAVLNEVVGGSRRQELGVQTLVPALMSILTVVALWRLYFDQARALPLLFAHLGGQLGRLQAWLYGHVPFTLSIVTLGVGLGHGISEADARKDAIQQQFVVWPLVGAFLTLAFLRLNSLRAAHFGLWGGSLAGRRRDRSLPAVLVAAALVGTLAFLDLNTLQLQLLVAAVAVLAAIVVATDPVTRQLGRLEEKVNEVVTEAGSRASAEEGSGG, from the coding sequence TTGACCGGCGCTTCGCCCTCCGACTCCGAGGTCGATCTTCAGGACGCGCCGCATACCACGGCGGGCAAGGGCCGCGAACAGAAGGTCTCGTGGCTGGAACTGTTTTTCGACCTGATTTTTGTGGTGGCCTTCGACCAGCTCGCCAAACGCCTGGGTGACGCGCCCACCCTGGAGAATGTGGCCGCCTTCACGCTGATGTTCCTGGCGGTGTGGTGGGCCTGGGCGGGCAACGCGCTGCTGTCGGCCCGCTACGGCAACGAGGGCCGGGTCTACCGCTGGGGCACCGTGCTGGAACTGATCTCGATGACCCTGATCGCTGTCACCGTGCGCGGCGACCTGCACCAGACCGGCTGGATGTTCGCCGCCGCCTACGGGGTCAACCGCGTGATTCAGGGGGTCACGTCCCTGATGGAGGGCCGCACGCACGCCGGCCCCTTCGCCCGCCGCAGCGGGGGCGGGACGCTGGTGGTCGCGGCGCTGTGGCTGGGGTCACTGGCTCTGCCGTCCGGCAGTACCGCGCAGTTCGGGGTGTGGGTGGGGGCGCTGCTGAGCGACCTGCTGCTGCCCCTGATGATTCGCCGCAGCCAGACCAGCCAGACCGACCTACCGCACGAGGAACACCTGCCCGAGCGGGTGGGCCTGCTGCAGATCATCGCGCTGGGCGCGGTGCTCAACGAAGTGGTGGGTGGCAGCCGCCGCCAGGAACTGGGCGTACAGACCCTGGTGCCGGCCCTGATGTCGATTCTGACGGTGGTGGCGCTGTGGCGGTTGTACTTCGACCAGGCCCGCGCCCTGCCCCTGCTGTTCGCGCACCTCGGGGGCCAGCTGGGGCGCTTACAGGCGTGGCTCTACGGTCATGTGCCCTTTACCCTCAGCATCGTGACGCTGGGCGTGGGGCTGGGCCACGGCATCAGCGAGGCCGACGCCCGAAAAGACGCCATTCAGCAGCAGTTCGTGGTGTGGCCGCTGGTGGGCGCGTTTCTGACCCTGGCCTTCCTGCGCCTCAATTCCCTGCGTGCGGCCCATTTCGGACTCTGGGGGGGTTCCCTGGCGGGTCGCCGGCGTGACCGCAGCCTGCCGGCCGTGCTGGTCGCGGCGGCCCTGGTCGGCACGCTGGCCTTTCTTGACCTCAATACCCTGCAATTGCAACTGCTGGTGGCCGCCGTGGCCGTGCTGGCCGCCATCGTGGTCGCCACCGACCCGGTGACGCGCCAGCTGGGCCGCCTGGAGGAAAAAGTGAACGAGGTGGTCACCGAGGCCGGCTCCAGGGCTAGCGCTGAGGAAGGCAGCGGGGGCTGA
- the ruvA gene encoding Holliday junction branch migration protein RuvA yields the protein MIAYLSGVVREVRESSAVVVAGGVGYEVQCPNSTLAKLVVGQNAEFSTRFVVREDAQLLFGFSDADSLRLFDLLTSVSGVGPKLGLALLSAMPVSALAQGLLSGDAKLLSSVSGVGKKTAERLVLELQGKVPEHLAAGATSTGGRAARITTTASRDAIEALLALGFREAQVRAAVAELVAAEPDASADALIRKSLGKLR from the coding sequence GTGATTGCTTACCTGTCCGGCGTGGTGCGTGAAGTGCGCGAGAGTAGCGCCGTCGTGGTCGCGGGGGGTGTGGGGTACGAGGTGCAGTGCCCCAACAGCACCCTCGCCAAACTGGTGGTCGGCCAGAACGCTGAATTCAGCACGCGCTTCGTGGTGCGCGAGGACGCTCAACTGCTGTTCGGGTTCAGTGACGCCGACAGCCTCCGGCTGTTCGACCTGCTGACCAGCGTTTCCGGGGTCGGGCCGAAACTGGGCCTGGCGCTGCTGTCGGCCATGCCGGTCTCGGCCCTGGCGCAGGGCCTGCTGAGCGGTGACGCGAAACTGCTGTCCAGCGTGTCCGGCGTGGGCAAGAAAACCGCCGAGCGCCTGGTGCTGGAACTCCAGGGCAAAGTGCCGGAGCACCTCGCGGCGGGCGCCACGAGCACGGGGGGCAGGGCCGCGCGGATCACCACCACCGCCAGCCGCGACGCCATTGAGGCGCTGCTGGCACTGGGCTTCCGCGAGGCGCAGGTGCGCGCGGCGGTGGCCGAACTGGTGGCGGCCGAACCGGACGCCAGCGCCGACGCCCTCATCCGTAAATCGCTCGGGAAACTGCGTTGA
- the pgeF gene encoding peptidoglycan editing factor PgeF, whose protein sequence is MTSPLLYAPNLNVPHAFTTRRGGESTGAYAGLNLDDRADDPITVARNRARLAGALGFPATAFARLDQVHGTDVITAAGPGVWVGDALVTAKPGVLLAIGTADCYPLLLADPQAGVLGAAHAGWKGTVGDIAGQVVGAMTRLGADPSRIHAAVGPGICGERFEVGEDVAEKFRAAGLGEFILQGQGRARIDLAGANAFLLRRAGVTDVWVSGRCSTEDDFYSYRRDAGQTGRMWAVIGLPGEQA, encoded by the coding sequence GTGACCTCTCCCCTGCTTTACGCGCCCAACCTGAACGTGCCGCATGCCTTCACCACCCGGCGCGGCGGCGAGTCGACCGGCGCTTACGCTGGCCTGAATCTGGACGACCGGGCCGACGACCCGATCACCGTGGCCCGCAACCGCGCCCGGCTGGCCGGGGCCCTGGGCTTTCCCGCAACCGCTTTCGCCCGACTGGATCAGGTTCACGGCACCGACGTGATCACGGCTGCGGGGCCAGGCGTGTGGGTGGGCGACGCCCTGGTGACAGCAAAGCCGGGCGTCCTGCTGGCCATCGGCACAGCCGACTGCTACCCGCTGCTGCTGGCTGACCCGCAAGCGGGCGTGCTGGGCGCCGCGCACGCCGGCTGGAAGGGCACCGTGGGCGACATCGCGGGCCAGGTGGTGGGGGCCATGACGCGGCTGGGCGCCGACCCTTCACGGATTCACGCGGCGGTCGGGCCGGGCATCTGCGGGGAACGCTTCGAGGTGGGTGAGGACGTGGCAGAGAAATTCAGGGCGGCCGGGCTGGGTGAATTTATCCTCCAGGGCCAGGGCAGAGCGCGCATCGACCTGGCGGGCGCGAACGCCTTTTTGCTGCGCCGCGCCGGGGTAACGGACGTGTGGGTCAGTGGCCGCTGCTCCACCGAAGATGATTTCTATTCGTACCGCCGCGACGCCGGACAGACCGGGCGCATGTGGGCCGTGATCGGCCTGCCGGGGGAACAGGCATGA
- a CDS encoding YqeG family HAD IIIA-type phosphatase gives MNLLRPADLIDHVQQITPEFLAARGLRGLLLDLDNTLIPYRSYQENTEVVRWAHDLQDAGIRLYLLSNATGKRADFWLSRLAFAGVGMAGKPHPRAFQRGARELGLPPEQVGMVGDQVFTDVLGGNLAGLHTILVRPLADNGLPHTRAARLLERQVLGRYGHRWPH, from the coding sequence ATGAATCTGCTGCGCCCCGCCGACCTGATCGATCACGTGCAGCAGATCACGCCGGAATTTCTGGCGGCACGCGGCCTGCGCGGGCTGCTGCTCGACCTGGACAACACCCTGATTCCTTACCGCAGTTACCAGGAGAACACCGAGGTGGTGCGCTGGGCGCATGACCTTCAGGACGCGGGGATCAGGCTGTACCTGCTGAGCAACGCCACCGGGAAACGCGCCGACTTCTGGCTGAGCCGCCTGGCTTTCGCGGGCGTCGGCATGGCGGGCAAACCCCACCCACGCGCCTTCCAACGGGGTGCGCGCGAACTGGGCCTGCCGCCCGAGCAGGTGGGCATGGTCGGGGATCAGGTGTTCACGGACGTACTGGGTGGCAATCTGGCGGGCCTGCACACCATTCTGGTGCGGCCGCTGGCGGACAATGGCCTGCCGCACACCCGCGCGGCGCGGCTGCTGGAACGCCAGGTGCTGGGGCGCTACGGCCACCGTTGGCCGCATTGA
- a CDS encoding ATPase, T2SS/T4P/T4SS family: protein MALSIGDRRLGSLLLEQGYVNDADLQKALSRHAEVGGRLADVLIDTGIVAEKRIARAIEEALGIPLVSLLVVNPDPQAVGAVQGRTALASLAFPFALEGQTLRVALVDPLSSIVIENLEDESGYNIEPYQAMRDEIMWCLSSHYPELNLDVPMPSETKALSGRLGQRLMSRGYLTDAQLQVALDAQQQTGEALGAVLLSQRAVTEDQLFEVLAEQAGTTYLREPSGFQPSEETLGNMLRADALRLLAVPVDESGRGVTVLTSDPRKQADIEALLGKPVQLILTRQREVERLIEEFYPQRGRLGEQLVQQGTLSRDQLREALQVQAREGKVKALGDVILDLGFATADEVDGALQKQNAGGGRLEDTLVQSGKLSPEMLARSLAAQLGYEFLDPVQNPPDSGVVAASNIQDGTARRYGVIPIRMQGQSMVVAMKDPRNVFALDDLKLITGREIIPAVMAEKDIVRLIERYYGNTGMADLKQELDRKAAAREEEVDLTAGMDDNAIVKVVDNIIREAALQDASDIHIEPSEHSVRVRYRIDGVLRDQNDLPKGAASSVLARIKIMGKLDIAERRVPQDGRVRFKKGSIDLDLRLSTLPTVYGEKAVMRLLQKAANIPEIEQLGFSDYNMQRYLDVIDRPNGIFLVTGPTGSGKSFTSFSTLKRIARPEKNTTTIEDPVEYEIPGINQSQVNNAAGMTFAKALRAFLRQDPDIIFVGEIRDTETAEIAVEAALTGHLVLATLHTNDAPGAITRLEEMGVENFNISAAVAGVLAQRLVRRVCPDCKAPTNADPDVLRRLGITERELRGAQLVRGAGCPRCGGTGYKGRMGIHELMVIDDTLRKAISGGKSSNEIKDIAVEQTGMKTLRLDGIEKALQGLTTLEEVLAVTAN, encoded by the coding sequence TTGGCTCTTTCGATAGGTGATCGTCGGCTCGGTTCGCTGCTGCTGGAGCAGGGATACGTGAACGACGCGGATTTGCAAAAAGCCCTCTCACGGCACGCCGAGGTGGGGGGCCGCCTCGCGGACGTGCTGATCGACACCGGCATCGTTGCGGAGAAACGCATCGCGCGCGCCATCGAGGAGGCCCTGGGCATCCCGCTGGTGAGCCTGCTGGTGGTCAACCCGGACCCGCAGGCGGTGGGGGCGGTGCAGGGGCGCACGGCCCTGGCCTCGCTGGCCTTTCCGTTCGCGCTGGAGGGCCAGACGCTGCGCGTGGCGCTGGTCGATCCGCTGTCCAGCATCGTCATCGAGAACCTGGAAGACGAGAGCGGCTACAACATCGAGCCGTACCAGGCCATGCGCGACGAGATCATGTGGTGCCTGTCGAGCCACTACCCCGAACTGAACCTGGACGTGCCGATGCCCTCGGAAACCAAGGCCCTCAGCGGGCGGCTGGGGCAGCGCCTGATGAGCCGCGGCTACCTGACCGACGCGCAGTTGCAGGTGGCCCTTGACGCCCAGCAGCAGACCGGCGAGGCGCTGGGAGCCGTCCTGTTGAGCCAGCGCGCCGTCACCGAGGATCAACTGTTCGAGGTGCTGGCCGAACAGGCGGGCACCACGTACCTGCGCGAACCGAGCGGCTTCCAGCCCAGCGAGGAGACCCTGGGGAACATGCTGCGGGCCGACGCACTGAGGCTGCTGGCGGTGCCGGTCGACGAATCGGGGCGCGGCGTGACGGTGCTGACCAGCGACCCGCGCAAGCAGGCGGACATCGAGGCGCTGCTGGGCAAACCCGTGCAACTGATCCTGACGCGCCAGCGCGAGGTCGAGCGCCTGATCGAGGAGTTCTACCCGCAGCGCGGGCGGCTGGGCGAGCAACTGGTGCAGCAGGGCACCCTGTCGCGTGACCAGCTGCGCGAAGCCCTGCAGGTGCAGGCCCGCGAGGGCAAGGTCAAGGCGCTGGGCGACGTGATTCTGGATCTGGGCTTCGCCACGGCCGACGAGGTGGACGGCGCCCTGCAAAAACAGAACGCCGGGGGCGGACGCCTGGAAGACACGCTGGTACAGTCCGGGAAACTCAGCCCGGAGATGCTGGCGCGCAGCCTCGCGGCGCAGCTGGGTTACGAGTTCCTCGACCCGGTACAGAACCCGCCCGACTCCGGCGTGGTGGCGGCCAGCAACATTCAGGACGGCACCGCCCGGCGTTACGGCGTGATTCCCATCCGCATGCAGGGTCAGAGCATGGTGGTCGCCATGAAAGACCCGCGCAACGTGTTCGCGCTGGACGACCTGAAGCTGATCACGGGCCGCGAGATCATCCCGGCGGTCATGGCCGAAAAGGACATCGTTCGCCTGATCGAGCGCTACTACGGCAACACCGGCATGGCGGACCTCAAGCAGGAACTGGACCGCAAGGCCGCCGCCCGCGAGGAAGAGGTCGACCTGACGGCGGGCATGGATGACAACGCCATCGTGAAGGTGGTGGACAACATCATCCGCGAGGCCGCCTTGCAGGACGCCAGCGACATTCACATCGAGCCGTCCGAGCACAGCGTGCGTGTCCGCTACCGCATCGACGGGGTGCTGCGCGACCAGAACGACCTGCCCAAAGGGGCAGCGTCCAGCGTCCTGGCCCGCATCAAGATCATGGGCAAACTGGACATCGCCGAGCGGCGCGTTCCGCAGGACGGGCGCGTACGCTTCAAGAAAGGCAGCATCGACCTCGACCTGCGTCTGTCGACCCTGCCCACGGTGTACGGCGAAAAGGCCGTGATGCGCCTCCTGCAGAAAGCCGCCAACATTCCCGAGATCGAGCAGCTGGGGTTCTCGGATTACAACATGCAGCGTTACCTGGACGTGATCGATCGCCCCAACGGCATTTTCCTGGTGACCGGGCCGACGGGTTCGGGCAAGTCGTTTACCAGTTTTTCGACCCTCAAGCGCATCGCGCGCCCCGAGAAGAACACCACCACCATCGAAGACCCGGTGGAATACGAGATTCCCGGCATCAACCAGTCTCAGGTGAACAACGCCGCCGGCATGACCTTCGCCAAGGCCCTGCGGGCCTTCTTGCGTCAGGATCCCGACATCATCTTCGTGGGGGAAATCCGTGACACCGAAACCGCCGAGATCGCGGTGGAAGCGGCGCTGACGGGTCACCTGGTGCTGGCCACGCTGCACACCAACGACGCGCCCGGCGCCATTACCCGCCTGGAGGAGATGGGCGTCGAGAACTTCAACATCTCGGCGGCGGTGGCCGGGGTACTGGCCCAGCGCCTGGTGCGCCGGGTCTGCCCGGACTGCAAGGCCCCCACCAACGCCGACCCGGATGTGCTGCGCCGCCTCGGCATCACCGAGCGCGAGCTGCGCGGCGCCCAGCTGGTGCGCGGCGCGGGCTGCCCACGCTGCGGCGGCACCGGGTACAAGGGCCGCATGGGCATTCACGAACTGATGGTGATCGACGACACCCTGCGCAAGGCCATCAGCGGCGGCAAGTCCTCCAACGAAATCAAGGACATCGCCGTGGAACAAACCGGCATGAAGACCCTGCGCCTGGACGGCATCGAGAAGGCCCTGCAGGGCCTGACCACGCTGGAGGAAGTGCTGGCCGTCACCGCCAACTGA
- a CDS encoding PilT/PilU family type 4a pilus ATPase, whose protein sequence is MTQSMSQTSSQVDITDILRLAAELNASDVILTAGLAPQYKLSGKYDSQGFTPLSATDTRKLMYSMMNERQQRTFEERRELDFSFALGEKARFRVNAFMQRGYVGGVMRLIPTTIKSAQDMNLPQSVVDMANAPRGLVLVTGPTGSGKSTTLAAMIDYINVNKKLHIVTIEDPIEFMHSNKESIINQREIGVDTLSFEDALRAVLRQAPDVILVGEMRDYETIKAAVTAAETGHLVMGTLHTNSAPESIDRIVDVFPEEQQAQIRVQLANNLVGIMTQQLLPRADGSGRILAYELLLANPAVRSLIREGKTYQIVSVMQTNSREGMVTMDAYLAGLFRRKLISFEAGLERSLDPKEFTRLANDPTTGLGGANISAPTASTFASGPATATGRDSLGRGESARGESARGESARGEAGRGNTTQQPATTTGFGRR, encoded by the coding sequence ATGACCCAGTCCATGTCACAGACCAGCAGTCAAGTCGACATCACCGATATCCTGCGCCTCGCCGCCGAACTGAACGCCTCCGACGTGATTCTCACCGCGGGCCTGGCCCCGCAGTACAAGCTGTCGGGCAAGTACGACAGCCAGGGCTTTACGCCCCTGAGCGCCACCGATACCCGCAAACTGATGTACTCCATGATGAACGAGCGCCAGCAGCGCACCTTCGAGGAGCGCCGCGAACTGGACTTCAGTTTCGCGCTGGGCGAAAAGGCCCGGTTCCGCGTCAATGCCTTCATGCAGCGCGGCTATGTGGGCGGCGTCATGCGACTGATCCCCACCACCATCAAGAGCGCCCAGGACATGAACCTGCCGCAGAGCGTGGTGGACATGGCCAACGCCCCGCGCGGCCTGGTGCTGGTGACCGGCCCCACCGGCAGCGGCAAGAGCACCACGCTGGCCGCCATGATCGACTACATCAACGTCAACAAGAAGCTGCATATCGTGACCATCGAAGACCCCATCGAGTTCATGCACAGCAACAAGGAAAGCATCATCAACCAGCGTGAGATCGGGGTGGATACGCTGTCCTTCGAGGACGCCCTGCGCGCCGTGCTGCGCCAGGCCCCCGACGTGATCCTGGTGGGCGAAATGCGTGACTACGAGACCATCAAGGCCGCCGTGACCGCCGCCGAAACCGGGCACCTGGTGATGGGCACGCTGCACACCAACAGTGCGCCCGAATCCATCGACCGTATCGTGGACGTGTTCCCCGAGGAGCAGCAGGCCCAGATTCGCGTGCAGCTGGCCAACAACCTGGTGGGCATCATGACCCAGCAGCTTTTGCCCCGCGCCGACGGCAGCGGGCGCATCCTGGCCTACGAACTGCTGCTGGCCAACCCCGCCGTGCGCTCGCTGATCCGCGAAGGGAAAACCTACCAGATCGTGTCGGTCATGCAGACCAACTCGCGCGAGGGCATGGTCACCATGGACGCCTACCTGGCGGGCCTGTTCCGCCGGAAACTGATCTCCTTCGAGGCAGGCCTGGAACGCTCGCTCGACCCCAAGGAATTCACGCGCCTGGCCAACGACCCCACCACCGGCCTGGGCGGCGCGAACATCAGCGCCCCCACCGCCAGCACCTTTGCCAGCGGCCCCGCCACCGCCACCGGACGCGACTCACTGGGACGTGGTGAGTCAGCACGCGGCGAGTCAGCACGCGGCGAGTCGGCTCGCGGGGAAGCAGGGCGCGGCAACACCACCCAGCAGCCCGCCACCACCACCGGATTCGGGCGGCGTTAA
- a CDS encoding GreA/GreB family elongation factor: MTQIIKQVRLTKDGYDRLQKNLELEMNRLAEATRILQEQMETSADNEDTGLEDAKREKLNIEARIEELEETLARATIIEDHENEGRVELGAIVVLSNEATKKDMKVQVVSAPEATVISTGLPRISDDSPVGKELMGRKKGDAFVVNLDNGKQMKYKVKSIEY; the protein is encoded by the coding sequence GTGACCCAGATCATCAAACAAGTCCGCCTCACCAAAGACGGTTATGACCGCCTGCAAAAGAACCTGGAACTGGAAATGAACCGCCTGGCCGAGGCCACCCGGATTTTGCAGGAACAGATGGAAACCAGCGCCGACAACGAAGACACCGGCCTGGAAGATGCCAAACGCGAGAAACTGAACATCGAAGCCCGCATCGAGGAACTCGAGGAGACGCTGGCCCGCGCCACCATCATCGAGGATCACGAGAACGAGGGCCGCGTGGAACTGGGCGCGATCGTGGTGCTCAGCAACGAGGCCACCAAAAAGGACATGAAGGTGCAGGTGGTCAGCGCCCCTGAAGCCACCGTGATCAGCACCGGCCTGCCGCGCATCAGCGACGACAGCCCCGTGGGCAAGGAACTGATGGGCCGCAAGAAAGGCGACGCTTTCGTGGTGAACCTCGACAACGGCAAGCAGATGAAGTACAAGGTCAAGAGCATCGAGTACTGA
- the leuB gene encoding 3-isopropylmalate dehydrogenase has protein sequence MPKVITLPGDGIGPEVTAAAVEVLREVAPDVTIEERPIGGLAYEAHGEPFPQVTQDALKEADAVLLGTVGGAHDSPWNKLERRLRPESGLLALRKALGCYANLRPVRVQPGLEHLSPLKPQLARGVDILIVRELLGGVYFDGDRKIDGDTAYNTMRYTTAEVERVAKVAFWAAEQRRGRVTSVDKANVLEVSELWRRDVQALRDREYRSIHLNHEYVDSVAMLIVADPSRYDVIVTENLFGDILSDLAAVIPGSLGLMPSASLGDGAGLFEPIHGSAPDIAGKGIANPAAAIMSVGMLLRHGLKRSDAANHVDRAVALALREHPTRDLGGTADTRTFTRAVLESLGTPAVG, from the coding sequence ATGCCTAAAGTCATTACCCTGCCCGGAGATGGAATTGGCCCTGAAGTGACGGCGGCGGCCGTGGAGGTGCTGCGCGAGGTGGCGCCGGACGTGACCATCGAGGAGCGTCCGATTGGCGGCCTGGCCTACGAGGCGCACGGTGAGCCGTTCCCGCAGGTGACGCAGGACGCCCTGAAGGAAGCGGACGCTGTTCTGCTGGGCACGGTGGGCGGCGCTCACGACAGTCCCTGGAACAAACTGGAGCGCCGGCTGCGCCCGGAGTCGGGACTGCTGGCGCTGCGTAAGGCGCTGGGGTGCTACGCCAACCTGCGCCCGGTGCGCGTGCAGCCGGGGCTGGAGCACCTTTCCCCCCTGAAACCGCAACTGGCGCGTGGGGTGGATATCCTGATCGTGCGCGAGCTGCTGGGCGGCGTGTACTTCGACGGTGACCGCAAGATCGACGGCGACACCGCGTACAACACCATGCGCTACACCACGGCCGAAGTCGAGCGCGTGGCGAAAGTGGCCTTCTGGGCGGCCGAGCAACGCCGGGGCCGCGTCACCAGCGTGGACAAGGCCAACGTGCTGGAAGTCAGCGAACTGTGGCGGCGCGACGTGCAGGCCCTGCGTGACCGCGAGTACCGCAGCATCCACCTCAACCACGAGTACGTCGATTCGGTCGCCATGCTGATCGTCGCTGACCCCAGCCGCTACGACGTGATCGTCACCGAGAACCTCTTCGGTGACATCCTCAGCGACCTCGCCGCCGTGATCCCCGGCAGCCTGGGCCTGATGCCCAGCGCCAGCCTGGGCGACGGTGCTGGCCTTTTTGAACCCATTCATGGCAGCGCCCCCGATATCGCCGGGAAAGGAATCGCCAACCCGGCCGCCGCCATCATGAGCGTCGGCATGCTGCTGCGCCATGGCCTCAAGCGCAGCGACGCCGCCAACCACGTCGACCGCGCCGTCGCCCTGGCCCTGCGCGAGCACCCCACCCGCGACCTGGGCGGCACCGCCGACACCAGAACGTTTACCCGCGCGGTGCTGGAGAGTCTGGGAACGCCAGCCGTCGGCTGA
- a CDS encoding 3-isopropylmalate dehydratase small subunit: MPRVHVFARDHINTDEIIPARHLTTFEEKELAKYAMEDYDRDFVKRVRPGDIIVAGADFGCGSSREHAVWALRGAGVTAVIAPNFARIYYRNSINNGFLALECDGIVGAFQDGDDAEIDLPGGSITNTRTGQVLKFVPVPEFALDVQKAGGWLEYMRDHMPAPLEAEHLEARSAQAGHGHPGRTES; this comes from the coding sequence ATGCCCCGAGTCCATGTTTTTGCGCGTGACCACATCAACACCGACGAGATCATTCCCGCCCGGCACCTGACGACCTTCGAGGAAAAGGAGCTGGCGAAGTACGCCATGGAGGATTACGACCGGGACTTCGTGAAGCGCGTGCGGCCCGGCGACATCATCGTGGCCGGCGCGGATTTCGGGTGCGGCAGCAGCCGTGAACACGCGGTGTGGGCGCTGCGTGGCGCGGGCGTCACCGCCGTGATTGCGCCCAACTTCGCCCGGATCTATTACCGCAACAGCATCAACAACGGCTTCCTGGCGCTGGAGTGTGACGGGATTGTGGGGGCGTTTCAGGACGGCGACGATGCCGAAATTGACCTGCCGGGCGGCAGCATCACCAACACGCGCACAGGGCAGGTGCTGAAGTTCGTTCCGGTACCGGAGTTCGCGCTGGACGTGCAGAAAGCCGGGGGCTGGCTGGAGTACATGCGCGACCACATGCCGGCGCCGCTCGAAGCCGAGCACCTTGAAGCCCGCAGCGCGCAGGCCGGACACGGCCATCCTGGACGCACGGAAAGCTGA